In one window of Panthera uncia isolate 11264 chromosome F2, Puncia_PCG_1.0, whole genome shotgun sequence DNA:
- the AZIN1 gene encoding antizyme inhibitor 1 isoform X1: protein MKGFIDDANYSVGLLDEGTNLGNVIDNYVYEHTLTGKNAFFVGDLGKIVKKHSQWQNVVAQIKPFYTVKCNSTPAVLEILAALGTGFACSSKTEMALVQELGVSPENIIYISPCKQVSQIKYAAKIGVNIMTCDNEVELKKIARNHPNAKVLLHIATEDNIGGEEGNMKFGTTLKNCRHLLECAKELDVQIIGVKFHVSSTCKESQVYVHALSDARCVFDMAGEFGFTMNMLDIGGGFTGSEFQLEEVNHVISPLLDVYFPEGSGIKIISEPGSYYVSSAFTLAVNIIAKKVVENDKFSSGVEKTGSDEPAFMYYMNDGVYGSFASKLSEDLNTIPEVHKKYKEDEPLFTSSLWGPSCDELDQIVENCLLPELNVGDWLIFDNMGADSLHEPSAFNDFQRPAIYYMMSFNDWYEMQDAGITSDTMMKNFFFVPSCIQLSQEDGFSSEA from the exons ATGAAAGGATTTATTGATGATGCAAACTACTCCGTTGGCCTGTTGGATGAAGGAACAAACCTTGGGAATGTGATTGATAATTATGTTTATGAGCACACCCTG ACagggaaaaatgcattttttgtGGGAGATCTTGGAAAGATTGTGAAGAAACACAGTCAGTGGCAGAATGTAGTGGCTCAGATAAAGCCATTCTACACAGTAAAGTGCAACTCCACTCCAGCTGTACTTGAGATTTTGGCAGCTCTTGGAACTGGATTTGCTTGTTCCAGTAAA actGAAATGGCTTTAGTGCAAGAATTGGGTGTATCTCCAGAAAACATCATTTACATAAGTCCTTGCAAACAAGTGTCTCAAATAAAGTATGCAGCAAAAATTGGAGTGAACATCATGACATGTGACAATGAAGTTGAATTGAAGAAAATTGCACGTAATCACCCAAATGCCAA GGTCTTACTACATATTGCAACAGAAGATAATATTGGAGGCGAAGAGGGTAACATGAAGTTTGGCACTACCCTGAAGAACTGTAGGCATCTCTTGGAATGTGCTAAGGAACTTGATGTCCAAATTATTGGGGTTAA ATTTCATGTTTCAAGTACTTGCAAAGAATCTCAAGTATATGTACATGCTCTGTCTGATGCTCGATGTGTGTTTGACATGGCT GGAGAATTTGGCTTCACAATGAACATGTTAGACATTGGTGGAGGCTTCACAGGATCTGAATTTCAGTTGGAAGAG GTTAATCATGTTATCAGCCCTTTGTTGGATGTCTACTTTCCTGAAGGATCTGGCATTAAGATAATTTCAGAACCCGGAAGCTACTATGTGTCTTCTGCATTTACACTTGCAGTTAATATCATTGCAAAGAAAGTTgttgaaaatgataaattttcctctggag TAGAAAAAACCGGAAGTGATGAACCAGCCTTCATGTATTATATGAATGATGGTGTTTATGGTTCTTTTGCAAGTAAACTGTCTGAGGACTTAAATACCATTCCAGAGGTTCACAAG AAATACAAGGAAGATGAGCCTCTGTTTACAAGCAGCCTTTGGGGTCCATCCTGTGATGAGCTTGATCAAATTGTGGAAAACTGTCTTCTTCCTGAGCTGAATGTGGGAGATTGGCTTATCTTTGATAACATGGGAGCAGATTCTCTCCATGAACCATCTGCTTTTAATGATTTTCAGAGGCCAGCGATTTACTACATGATGTCATTCAATGATTG gtaTGAGATGCAGGATGCTGGAATTACTTCAGACACAATGATGAAGAACTTCTTCTTTGTGCCTTCTTGCATTCAGCTGAGCCAAGAAGATGGCTTTTCCTCTGAAGCTTAA
- the AZIN1 gene encoding antizyme inhibitor 1 isoform X2 gives MKGFIDDANYSVGLLDEGTNLGNVIDNYVYEHTLTGKNAFFVGDLGKIVKKHSQWQNVVAQIKPFYTVKCNSTPAVLEILAALGTGFACSSKTEMALVQELGVSPENIIYISPCKQVSQIKYAAKIGVNIMTCDNEVELKKIARNHPNAKVLLHIATEDNIGGEEGNMKFGTTLKNCRHLLECAKELDVQIIGVKFHVSSTCKESQVYVHALSDARCVFDMAGEFGFTMNMLDIGGGFTGSEFQLEEVNHVISPLLDVYFPEGSGIKIISEPGSYYVSSAFTLAVNIIAKKVVENDKFSSGEKTGSDEPAFMYYMNDGVYGSFASKLSEDLNTIPEVHKKYKEDEPLFTSSLWGPSCDELDQIVENCLLPELNVGDWLIFDNMGADSLHEPSAFNDFQRPAIYYMMSFNDWYEMQDAGITSDTMMKNFFFVPSCIQLSQEDGFSSEA, from the exons ATGAAAGGATTTATTGATGATGCAAACTACTCCGTTGGCCTGTTGGATGAAGGAACAAACCTTGGGAATGTGATTGATAATTATGTTTATGAGCACACCCTG ACagggaaaaatgcattttttgtGGGAGATCTTGGAAAGATTGTGAAGAAACACAGTCAGTGGCAGAATGTAGTGGCTCAGATAAAGCCATTCTACACAGTAAAGTGCAACTCCACTCCAGCTGTACTTGAGATTTTGGCAGCTCTTGGAACTGGATTTGCTTGTTCCAGTAAA actGAAATGGCTTTAGTGCAAGAATTGGGTGTATCTCCAGAAAACATCATTTACATAAGTCCTTGCAAACAAGTGTCTCAAATAAAGTATGCAGCAAAAATTGGAGTGAACATCATGACATGTGACAATGAAGTTGAATTGAAGAAAATTGCACGTAATCACCCAAATGCCAA GGTCTTACTACATATTGCAACAGAAGATAATATTGGAGGCGAAGAGGGTAACATGAAGTTTGGCACTACCCTGAAGAACTGTAGGCATCTCTTGGAATGTGCTAAGGAACTTGATGTCCAAATTATTGGGGTTAA ATTTCATGTTTCAAGTACTTGCAAAGAATCTCAAGTATATGTACATGCTCTGTCTGATGCTCGATGTGTGTTTGACATGGCT GGAGAATTTGGCTTCACAATGAACATGTTAGACATTGGTGGAGGCTTCACAGGATCTGAATTTCAGTTGGAAGAG GTTAATCATGTTATCAGCCCTTTGTTGGATGTCTACTTTCCTGAAGGATCTGGCATTAAGATAATTTCAGAACCCGGAAGCTACTATGTGTCTTCTGCATTTACACTTGCAGTTAATATCATTGCAAAGAAAGTTgttgaaaatgataaattttcctctggag AAAAAACCGGAAGTGATGAACCAGCCTTCATGTATTATATGAATGATGGTGTTTATGGTTCTTTTGCAAGTAAACTGTCTGAGGACTTAAATACCATTCCAGAGGTTCACAAG AAATACAAGGAAGATGAGCCTCTGTTTACAAGCAGCCTTTGGGGTCCATCCTGTGATGAGCTTGATCAAATTGTGGAAAACTGTCTTCTTCCTGAGCTGAATGTGGGAGATTGGCTTATCTTTGATAACATGGGAGCAGATTCTCTCCATGAACCATCTGCTTTTAATGATTTTCAGAGGCCAGCGATTTACTACATGATGTCATTCAATGATTG gtaTGAGATGCAGGATGCTGGAATTACTTCAGACACAATGATGAAGAACTTCTTCTTTGTGCCTTCTTGCATTCAGCTGAGCCAAGAAGATGGCTTTTCCTCTGAAGCTTAA